DNA sequence from the Candidatus Cloacimonadaceae bacterium genome:
GCTTTTCCGAAGGTGTGTTGGCGCAAAGACCCACGCTCGTGAATCTACAGTGCGATCTTGATCATCCCACTCAGAGCATATCCGATCTGCTCAAGCTCAAGGACTATTTTGGCGGGCTGGAAAACCTCAAGGGAAAGAAGATCGCCATGAGTTGGGCATATTCCCCCAGTTATGGCAAACCGCTTTCCGTGCCCCAGGGAGTGATTAATCTGATGACCCGCTTTGGCATGGAAGTCGTTCTCGCTCATCCCGAGGGCTATGATCTGCTAACTGAAACGGTCGAGAATGCCGAGTCCTTTGCCAAACACAGCGGAGGCTCCTTCCGCGTGACAAATTCCATGCAGGACGCATTTGCGGAAGCTGATGTCGTCTATCCCAAATCATGGGCGCCGATGGCGGTGATGCAACAGCGCACGCGTCTTTTGCGCCAAAGCGACAAAGAAGGACTCAAAGCGCTTGAACAGCACTGCCTTGCCGAAAACGCCAAACACATGGACTGGGAATGCACCGAAGCGATGATGAAACTCACCAAAGGCGGCAACGCACTTTATGAACACTGCCTGCCCGCCGATATTTCCGGGGTTTCCTGCGCTCGCGGAGAGGTGGCGAAAACCGTCTTTGAACGCTATCGCTTGCATACCTATCAGGAAGCGGGCTACAAACCCTTCGTGATCGCTTCGATGATCTTCAATTCCAAGGTGAGCGATGTGATCGCCAAGCTGAAGAGCTTTCTTTAACACAGAGTAACAGAGGATTTTTTACCACAGAGAAACAGAGTTGACAGAGAAGAGCTCAAAGAGGAGAAAGATGAAACTGACTGATAGTGAGCTAAATGCTCTTAGTGGCAAGATCATCGGAGCGTGTATTGAGGTACACCGCCATCTTAGACCGGGACTACTCGAGAGCGTATATATGGAGTGTTTGTGTTGTGAGTTGGATCATCGTGAATTGAGTTTTGAACGGGAAGTTATCATACCTATCACTTACAAAGAATTGAGCATCATTTCCAGGTTGCGGGCAGATCTGATCGTTGAGAACTCAGTAATACTTGAACTAAAATCAGTCAACAACATTCTACCTATATATGAGGCTCAGTTGATGTCATACTTGAAATTGACCAATAAGCAACTGGGGTTGTTGATCAATTTTAATGTTCCCCTTCTCAAAGACGGGATCACCCGACTTAGATGCATGAATAACATGAAAGACCCGGCGCAGCACACATAAAACACATGACTACGCTTCAAACCTCCCCTCTCAGTAATATCCAAGTAATCAAAATGCTTTGCTCAAGCTCAGTTTTAGATATTGTGTATAGAGAACCTTTGCCAAACCATCAAGTAGTATATTTGAATATGAAAACCAATTCTCAGTTTTCTCTCCCTCTGAAACCTCTGTTTCTCTGTGGTGAACAATATCTCTGACTTTCTCTGTGTTAAATATAGCAAATTAGGAGTATCGAATGCCAAAACTAATTACAACCCGCTTTGACGCGGTGATCAAAAAGAACGCCCGCCGCTGCAAAGAACGCGGGATAATCCTCCCCACGCTGCGGCAGCAGATGTTTCCACAGACGATTCCGGACGCGGTCAAACAGCGTCTCAAGCCGATCGGGCTATGGGACATCGATCCCTTGAACCTGTTTCGCATCACCTGGAAGAACGACGTCTCCACAGGGCTTTTCGGGAAGCCGAACTATTTTGAAATCCCTTCCTCCATTTCAGGAGTGAAAGCGCGCATCATCGGCTTGGTGGGAAAATACTTCCCCACTGGAGCGCATAAAGTCGGTGCCGCTTATGGCTGTCTGGTTCCGAGATTAGTGAGCGGCAGTTTTGATCCCGAATTGCACAAAGCGGTCTGGCCATCCACGGGAAACTATTGTCGCGGCGGAGCTTTCGATTGCGCCTTGTTGGCATGCCCCTCGATCGCCATCCTGCCGGAGGAAATGAGCAAGGAGCGCTTCACCTGGCTGAAGGAGATCGGCGCCGAGGTCTTTGCCACGCCCGGTTGCGAATCCAACGTCAAAGAGATCTATGACAAGTGCGACGAGCTGCGCCGGGATCCGCGCAACATCATCCTCAACCAATTCGAAGAGATGGGCAATCCCTTCTGGCACTACCATATAACCGGAAATGCCATCGAGGAAGTCTATGACCTGACCAAGACCGAAAAGAGTTCTTTAAGCGGATATGTCAGCGCCACCGGTTCCGCCGGTACCATTGCCGCCGGGGACTACCTGAAAAAGCGTTTTCCATGGATGAAAACCACCGCCACCGAAGCCCTCGAATGCCCCACTTTGCTCAATAACGGCTTTGGCGGACACCGCATCGAAGGCATTGGCGACAAACACATTCCCTGGGTGCACAACGTCCGTAACACAGATGCCGTCGCCGCTATCCGGGATGAGGATTGCATGCGTCTGCTGCGTCTGTTCAACGAACCAGCGGGGCAGGAATATCTCATCGGCTCCGGCATCCCGACTGAAACCGTGAAAGACCTTCCGCTGCTGGGGATATCCTCAATCGCCAATCTGTTAGCCGCGATCAAGCAAGCAAAGTATTTTGAGCTGAACGAGCATGACGTCATCTTCACCATCTTCACCGATTCCGCTGAACTCTATGGCTCACGCATCGAAGAGCAGAGGACGGAAAAGGGAAATTACACGTCTTTGCAAGCCGCCCTCGACCGGGAAGCGGCACTCAAATCTCAATCCGAAGACAACTATCTCGAGCTCAGCTATCAGGTCAAGAAACGCATCCATAACCTGAAATACTACACTTGGGTGGAACAGCAGGGCAAATCTTACGAGGAGATCCTCGCCCAATGGGAACCCGAATACTGGCAGGAAACCTTCGAGACCAATCTTGAAGAGTTGGATTCCGCCATCGAGGCTTTCAATGCCCTCTGATCAGATCATCGCCATCATCCCCGCTTCCGGCAAGGGACGCCGCTTTGGCATGCCCAAAGCGGAGGCGGTGTTGGCAGGAAAGAGTTTCGCGGACATCATCAAAGAGCTGCTTCACTCTGCCGGGATCGCACAAGTGCATTGCCCCAAAAATCTGGAAACCGGCAGCATGCTGGAAACCCTGCGCCATGCCATCAGCGAATTGAAAGATCAGCAGGCACTCGGCTATCTGATCCATCCCGTCGATCACCCTTTTGTAAAGGCATCCACTATCAAGCTCCTGATCGAAACCTTCAAATCGTTGCCGGATTCTACCATTCGTCCTTCATTTCAGGGAAAGAGCGGACACCCGGTGATCGTTCCCAGCTGGCTAAATATTGATGCAGACGACAATGACAAGGGACTGGCAGGCTTGATCCGCAGCCAGGTTTGCACCGTGATCGACATTCCGGTGGATGACGAAGGCGTCCTGCGCAACATCAACAGCCCGGAAGCTTTGCATTCCCTTGAGGGCTGATGCACTACCCATTACAAATAGTTCTATTCCAAAAGACCCGACCCACAAGGCGTCCATCAGCCATAAATGGCGGTTGGACGGGAGTAGCAGTGCCCTTCGTCTGCGTTTGAAATCAGGAGAAAAGATGGACGTACAGGAACTTATTTTGTCCCGCCACAGCGTACGTGATTTTCTGCAGGATCCGATCCCTGCAGAGGTTTTGGCGGAAATCCTCGAAGCCGGCAGAGTGGCGCCATCTACTCAGAACAAACAACCCTGGCGCTATATCGTGATCACCGAAACCGCTGAAATCAAGCGTATAGCCTTCAATTGCGGCTTGATCGGACTATCCAATTACTTTCTCCGCAAGGCACCCTGCGTGATCATCGCCTGCGCGGACATGAGCAAAAACGTCCGCCTCAACCACCAGGACTATTATCTGGTGGATACCGCCATCTCATTTCAGCAGATGATGCTCGCCGCTTGGGCAAAGGGCATCGGCAGTTGCTGGCTTGCCGCTTTCAGCGAGAAAAAGCTGAGAAGCTATCTGAAAATCCCGGACAAATGGCGCATCGTGGCACTCTCCCCATTTGGCTATCCGGCAGAAAAGAAAAGCCTTCACGCCAAGCTGCTCAGCGGTCTTGCCGGCAGCCATGATCGCTTGCCGATCAAAGACATCGTCATCAGATTTCCAGATAATGAGAAACCATGAGACCGCACTACGCCCCCTGCGGCATCGACTGCACCGTTTGCAGCGTGTATCAGGCTACTCTCGCAGACGATTCCGAAGCCAGAATAGCGCTGGCAGAAAAGTATAAAACAGGTTTTGACAAGGACATCGATCCCGAAAGCATTGTTTGTGACGGATGCCTCGGCTCCGGTAAGCATCTCGGTTTCTGCAGCGTATGCCAAATCCGTTCCTGCGCCTTACAAAAAGGCTTCAGAACCTGTGCCGAGTGCCCTGATCTGCCCTGTGAAAAAGGACAGCGGATCTGGCAAGAAAACTCAATCTCAATGGCGAATCTATTGCAGATCAGGGAAGCAGACCAGAGCTGATTTACTTGATCCGCACTACTTTGACGTTTATACTTTGCTTGCCTGCGCGCAGGTTGATGATATAGATTCCGCTACCGCATTGCATACCTTTGTCATCAGTTCCGTCCCAGACGCATCCGTGATCTCTGGCTTGCTTCGTCTCCCGCACCAGAGACCTGACCAATTGTCCACGGACGTTATAGATATCCATCAACACCAGCCCAGCTTCATTGATGTCATAACTGATGGAGACGCGATCCTTGAACGGATTGGGATTGATGGACAGACGACCCGGAAACGGAATGGTCGTCTCCTGAATATCGGAATCGCCATAGCGGATAAAGAAACTGGTCTTGGGAAACTGACCGGATAGCTGGACCAATACCGGCTGCGGAGGAGCCATGGGATTATAGACAACGGAATCCCCAGCAACGTTTCGGGATCGGTTATTCCCGATGCTTTGGCACCAAAAGTAATCCGATGAGCTGTAATAACTCATATCCCAGGGACGGTTGACCATCATCACCAAATTACCGCCCAGATAGCTATAGGCTGTATCGAAATAGATCACCGCGATGTCGTTTCCCGGCATGAAACCAACGCTTCCGTCAAATACGAGTTCCAGTTCGGTTGAAGCGATCCATCGATGCCTCAAATCCCGCTCATTCGTCTCTCCCAGCCAGATCTTCAACGGTTTGTTCAGGATTGTGGGTGTGAGAAAATTGTTGTAGAACTGAACGCCGGTTATCACTCCGATCTCTCCAATCTCGGTTGCCAGAAAGACCGTCTCAAACAGTGAATTCCTGCGATACAGATCAATCGGGATGCGGGCTTGTTCATTTCCTGCACCGATCGTGACCGCACTGGTGCCACTACTGAGAACGGTCGCTTTCATCTTGGCGCTGCGATCGTTGCTTGGGTCGATATCCCCTGTCAGCAGCACTTTGCCATAAAGCTCGGTGATGCCTTCGTTTGCGGGAATCCATGAAACGTTATGCACCGCGCTTTCACCATGTGAGATAGGGATACCGGGAACCGAGGCAAGCAAGATCTCATCATACCGCATCAGGCAGACCTGATAGTCTTCCTGCGCGGCATTGCCGTGATTTGCCACCCTGATCTGATAAACGCTTTCTGCTCCCACCGCAGGGAAGGAATTGCCAATAATCCATGTAGCGGCAAGATCATCATCCGCGAGGGGTTCGATCACGATCGAATCAAGCCGGATCGATATATAACCCCATTCCTGGGGATGCTTGAAGGCGATGTATCTGCCACCTCCCTGATAAGTATGAAACTGCACCGTATGTTCGTTCCAATCAGAATTGTCCAAGACAATGCTACGCACTTCCGTATAGGAAAGTGGATTTGCCGGATCAGTCATAACGCCCACGGACAGGTTGTGTGCCATTGGTTCCGCGAACGATTGAGCCCAAAAGGTAACCGACAAAGTGCTGATCGAGATGTTTTCTGTTAGTGGGGGAGAGATCAGGATCAGAAAGCCCTGAGGAGGACTGGTGTTCATCATGCGTGCCACGTTCGGTGGACTGGGCGCTGCGGCATCCGCAAAAGTTCTCACCCAATGGCTCCCAATGTTCGGATCGGCATAGGCGCTCCATCCCAAAGGTAATGCAGGAGGAGTGGCAGTATCAAAATTCTGGGAATAAGGCAGCGTGTAGATCACGGGATCCACTCCCGTTCCGCTTATCGGCAGCAGATGAATTCCCTGCGCAGTATTGGCATTCAGCGAGACTGTGGCTGCCAAATTTCCGGTCTCATCTGGCACGAAATGAACATAAAATGACGCGGACTGGCCATTGGCAAGGTTCAAAGGCAATGCCGGAACTTGAAGTAGCGAAAAACAGGGGTCGCCCGATATGTAGATAGAGCTGATCACCAGAGGCTCAAGCCCCGTACTGCAGAGATTGATCACCCGGTTGTTCACCGAGTTTAACAGTGCTTCGCCAAAATTATGAGTTGAAGGATAGACGAAAAGCTCCGGTTGCGGTGGCTGGGAGGCAAAATGCAATGTCGTCTTGGGAAACATGCCGGATAACTGTGGTCCAGAGGGAGTCGGTGGATTTGCCGGGTCAAGCTCGTTTGTGTTATGGGCTGCCACCCGGCTGCGGTTATTACCAATGGTCTGTGTTTTGAAATAGCTGTAATTGTGATAGATTTGCAGAGCCCAGGGGTGCTGCACCAGCATCACCATGTTTCCGCCCGTATATTCAAAGGGCTGGTTTAGTCCAAGAGTGATGATGTTTTCGCCAATGGGAAAGCTGAGCGTTCCGTCAAACACTTGGGTCAGTTGTGAGGACGGGATCCAACCCTGACTCATATTAGTCCAGTCCGTGATTCCAAGCCAGATGCGAACCGATCCCTCCGGAACGGCATTGATAAAACTGTTATAAAAGCTGATTGCCGTGATTATTCCCGAGACACCGATTTCGTCCGCATTATAGATCGTCTCAAAGAGACTGTTGCGGATATTCAGATACATGGGCATGGCGCTCAACTGGTTACCGGCGCCGATGGTAATTTCCCATCTGTGGCGATCAGGGGTTTCGATCGCTGCCAAGGGGATCAGGATTAGGGCGAAAAGGATGACAGTGGTGATCGTGCGCGTTATCATGGTTGTTTCAACACCCTTATCACTTTGCTCAGCAAGCTGTTGTCGATTCGGATCAGATACACGCCCGGTGCTGCTATTCGGCCTTGATCATCTTTTCCGTTCCAATGTAAGCTTGTGGCGTTTGCCGCGGTGTTGAGGGTTTCCAGAGTCCGCACTTTTTGACCCCTGAGATTGAATATCTCCAGCTTTGCCTTGCCCAAACCTTTGCCTTGCACCGTGATGCTCAGATCACCCCGGAAGGGATTGGGAGCGGCAGTGATGATTAGAGCACCAGTGGCGAGATGATCTTCCGCGGAGCTTTCATCCGCGGCACATTCAAGAAAAAGGTAGGGATTGTTTCCCGTCGTTCCGCCAGGCGCGATCACCAAATAATCATCACCGGAGCCCCAATCCGAGAGATATTGCAGCTTGAAAGTGTATTGCGAATAGGGACGATTTTCCTGTATATCGTCGAGCACAAATTGCGTGACCTCAGCCCAATTCCATCCCGGCAGATAGGAATTGAACAGATTCAGCGGTGGATGCAGATCGGGTGTGTTTAGATCCCCCGGATCGAGCATCACGCCATAGTTCACATGCGTGAGCAGGCAGTTCGGAGAGATCGTGCCCCAGGACATCTCAAATGATGGATATGCCTGCACTTGGCTGTTTCCATAAGCCGCCGCTACAAAAAAATGCAGGCTGGCACTGCGCAAATGATAACCCGCCGGCACCTGCGTCGTGGGAAAGGAAATGTATGCTTTCGTGGCAAAATTATACATAACAGACCAATCCCACGCATCGCCTACCATAAGATAACCGTTCAAGCTCACGCTGGTAACCGTGTTGCTCGAATCAAATTTCAGATATCCGTCGTTGACGTCCGTGCATGCCACCGAAACCGTGATAACCGGCTGAGCGCGTAGCATCCCGATGCCGCATAAGGCAAATAAGAGCGGCAGCAATATCATTATCTTCATAACCGATCCTTTGTCCAAGAGACTTCAGTCATTGTAGTATTGCCTTCAGCAAATCGCTTCGTATCAATGATTTTAGCCGGTCGTTCCACCGACGTTAATCGATCATTTTCACGTAGTCCCAAGATTCGCATCATAAAGAGCACTTTCTTTCCTCTTGTTTATTTGTCAAGCTTTGATTTCAGCGTTGATACCTTCCCCCGAATGAGAGGTATCTTACACACTACTGAGACTATTTTAGTAAGAGCATCCTCTTGCTAAGTGTTTTATTATCAGTTACTAAACGGTAGAAAGATACTCCGCTAACTACACTGCGTCCGGATTGGTCGGTACCGTTCCAAAGCACACTATGGCTTCCGGAGTATTTTTGCTCATTGACAAGGGTGCGAACCTTTTGCCCTTTCATGTTATAAATCTCCAAACGGACATTCCCAGTTTCAGGGATTTGATACGCAATCGTGGTGGAAGGATTGAAAGGATTGGGATAGTTGTATAAACTCAAGCCCGACAGAGATGGCGGAACCACCGGATCGTCATTTGACACCCAAGGTTCGGAGCCGTATTCATAACAGCCCATATCTATCCTGCCATTCCAGACCCTCCAGTTGCCAGCAAGATCATAGGGCAATAACTCCAGTCCGGTAATATCCGGTGTGCCGCTATCTATACAAGGCGAGCCTTGGGCTAAGCGCAGATAATCAGGTCCCCGGCAGTGGTACCGGCAAACATGGGGTCTGCTGAGCTATTGTTCGAGCCATAGATCAGGGTGTTGCGATGGTCGGGATTGTGGATACCGGTGAATCCGCCCAGGATGTTGTTATAATCGAAATCCAGCCTTCCGATAAAATTGGCTTGAGGAATTGCATTAAGCATGTAAATCTCCCTTGCGCCATCGGGATTATAGAAGATATTGTTTCGCATATCTATTTTCCCGATTACTGCGACGGCGCCAGCTTGACCGTAGTTATTGTAGAAAGTGCTATTGGAAACCTTATACACGCCATAGCGGTTGGTCACAAAATATATGGGGGCGGTATTGTTTGTCCTGATGTTTTCAAAGAGACAATTATTTATGTTGACATTTATTGTATGCTGGAGGGGGTCTCCTATC
Encoded proteins:
- a CDS encoding GxxExxY protein, which produces MKLTDSELNALSGKIIGACIEVHRHLRPGLLESVYMECLCCELDHRELSFEREVIIPITYKELSIISRLRADLIVENSVILELKSVNNILPIYEAQLMSYLKLTNKQLGLLINFNVPLLKDGITRLRCMNNMKDPAQHT
- a CDS encoding nitroreductase family protein, whose amino-acid sequence is MDVQELILSRHSVRDFLQDPIPAEVLAEILEAGRVAPSTQNKQPWRYIVITETAEIKRIAFNCGLIGLSNYFLRKAPCVIIACADMSKNVRLNHQDYYLVDTAISFQQMMLAAWAKGIGSCWLAAFSEKKLRSYLKIPDKWRIVALSPFGYPAEKKSLHAKLLSGLAGSHDRLPIKDIVIRFPDNEKP
- a CDS encoding pyridoxal-phosphate dependent enzyme is translated as MPKLITTRFDAVIKKNARRCKERGIILPTLRQQMFPQTIPDAVKQRLKPIGLWDIDPLNLFRITWKNDVSTGLFGKPNYFEIPSSISGVKARIIGLVGKYFPTGAHKVGAAYGCLVPRLVSGSFDPELHKAVWPSTGNYCRGGAFDCALLACPSIAILPEEMSKERFTWLKEIGAEVFATPGCESNVKEIYDKCDELRRDPRNIILNQFEEMGNPFWHYHITGNAIEEVYDLTKTEKSSLSGYVSATGSAGTIAAGDYLKKRFPWMKTTATEALECPTLLNNGFGGHRIEGIGDKHIPWVHNVRNTDAVAAIRDEDCMRLLRLFNEPAGQEYLIGSGIPTETVKDLPLLGISSIANLLAAIKQAKYFELNEHDVIFTIFTDSAELYGSRIEEQRTEKGNYTSLQAALDREAALKSQSEDNYLELSYQVKKRIHNLKYYTWVEQQGKSYEEILAQWEPEYWQETFETNLEELDSAIEAFNAL
- a CDS encoding T9SS type A sorting domain-containing protein; protein product: MKIMILLPLLFALCGIGMLRAQPVITVSVACTDVNDGYLKFDSSNTVTSVSLNGYLMVGDAWDWSVMYNFATKAYISFPTTQVPAGYHLRSASLHFFVAAAYGNSQVQAYPSFEMSWGTISPNCLLTHVNYGVMLDPGDLNTPDLHPPLNLFNSYLPGWNWAEVTQFVLDDIQENRPYSQYTFKLQYLSDWGSGDDYLVIAPGGTTGNNPYLFLECAADESSAEDHLATGALIITAAPNPFRGDLSITVQGKGLGKAKLEIFNLRGQKVRTLETLNTAANATSLHWNGKDDQGRIAAPGVYLIRIDNSLLSKVIRVLKQP
- a CDS encoding DUF3795 domain-containing protein, which codes for MRPHYAPCGIDCTVCSVYQATLADDSEARIALAEKYKTGFDKDIDPESIVCDGCLGSGKHLGFCSVCQIRSCALQKGFRTCAECPDLPCEKGQRIWQENSISMANLLQIREADQS
- a CDS encoding NTP transferase domain-containing protein; amino-acid sequence: MPSDQIIAIIPASGKGRRFGMPKAEAVLAGKSFADIIKELLHSAGIAQVHCPKNLETGSMLETLRHAISELKDQQALGYLIHPVDHPFVKASTIKLLIETFKSLPDSTIRPSFQGKSGHPVIVPSWLNIDADDNDKGLAGLIRSQVCTVIDIPVDDEGVLRNINSPEALHSLEG
- a CDS encoding FlgD immunoglobulin-like domain containing protein; protein product: MITRTITTVILFALILIPLAAIETPDRHRWEITIGAGNQLSAMPMYLNIRNSLFETIYNADEIGVSGIITAISFYNSFINAVPEGSVRIWLGITDWTNMSQGWIPSSQLTQVFDGTLSFPIGENIITLGLNQPFEYTGGNMVMLVQHPWALQIYHNYSYFKTQTIGNNRSRVAAHNTNELDPANPPTPSGPQLSGMFPKTTLHFASQPPQPELFVYPSTHNFGEALLNSVNNRVINLCSTGLEPLVISSIYISGDPCFSLLQVPALPLNLANGQSASFYVHFVPDETGNLAATVSLNANTAQGIHLLPISGTGVDPVIYTLPYSQNFDTATPPALPLGWSAYADPNIGSHWVRTFADAAAPSPPNVARMMNTSPPQGFLILISPPLTENISISTLSVTFWAQSFAEPMAHNLSVGVMTDPANPLSYTEVRSIVLDNSDWNEHTVQFHTYQGGGRYIAFKHPQEWGYISIRLDSIVIEPLADDDLAATWIIGNSFPAVGAESVYQIRVANHGNAAQEDYQVCLMRYDEILLASVPGIPISHGESAVHNVSWIPANEGITELYGKVLLTGDIDPSNDRSAKMKATVLSSGTSAVTIGAGNEQARIPIDLYRRNSLFETVFLATEIGEIGVITGVQFYNNFLTPTILNKPLKIWLGETNERDLRHRWIASTELELVFDGSVGFMPGNDIAVIYFDTAYSYLGGNLVMMVNRPWDMSYYSSSDYFWCQSIGNNRSRNVAGDSVVYNPMAPPQPVLVQLSGQFPKTSFFIRYGDSDIQETTIPFPGRLSINPNPFKDRVSISYDINEAGLVLMDIYNVRGQLVRSLVRETKQARDHGCVWDGTDDKGMQCGSGIYIINLRAGKQSINVKVVRIK
- the ygeW gene encoding knotted carbamoyltransferase YgeW, with product MSNIDQIKALLMELEELKTDNFGKDFLLTWENSQDNLKAVMAVAEILQLLHREKKPWRVFDYGLAISIFRDNSTRTRFSFASAVNGLGLALSELDEVKSQIAHGETVRETAAMISFLTEVIGIRDDMYPGEGHSYMKEVADAVSEGFSEGVLAQRPTLVNLQCDLDHPTQSISDLLKLKDYFGGLENLKGKKIAMSWAYSPSYGKPLSVPQGVINLMTRFGMEVVLAHPEGYDLLTETVENAESFAKHSGGSFRVTNSMQDAFAEADVVYPKSWAPMAVMQQRTRLLRQSDKEGLKALEQHCLAENAKHMDWECTEAMMKLTKGGNALYEHCLPADISGVSCARGEVAKTVFERYRLHTYQEAGYKPFVIASMIFNSKVSDVIAKLKSFL
- a CDS encoding T9SS type A sorting domain-containing protein — its product is MGCYEYGSEPWVSNDDPVVPPSLSGLSLYNYPNPFNPSTTIAYQIPETGNVRLEIYNMKGQKVRTLVNEQKYSGSHSVLWNGTDQSGRSVVSGVSFYRLVTDNKTLSKRMLLLK